The Syntrophorhabdaceae bacterium genome contains a region encoding:
- a CDS encoding transposase, with protein MPRRSRIDAEGALHHIIVRGIERGAIFEDDIDRNRFIDRLSHILSETAASCYAWALIPNHFHLLLKTGIMPVSRVMQRLLTGYAVSFNRRHTRSGHLFQNRYKS; from the coding sequence ATGCCCAGAAGATCACGCATTGACGCGGAAGGCGCCCTTCATCATATCATCGTGAGGGGCATAGAGCGGGGAGCCATCTTTGAGGACGATATTGACCGGAACCGTTTCATTGATCGACTTTCTCATATTCTCTCGGAAACAGCTGCCTCATGCTATGCCTGGGCTCTTATTCCCAATCATTTTCACCTGCTCCTGAAAACCGGTATAATGCCGGTAAGTCGTGTGATGCAGAGACTCCTCACCGGCTATGCCGTCTCTTTTAACAGGCGTCATACCCGTTCAGGCCATCTCTTTCAGAACAGGTATAAATCC